The following nucleotide sequence is from Mucilaginibacter sp. cycad4.
TCGTAAAGGCTACGGCGCCAGGTTAGGAACTCGTGAGCGGTGTTTTCAGAAATGTAAGATACTGAGACAGGCACAAGTAGCCCTTACACACATTTCCAGCCCTTCATACTTGCGCCAGTTGTGGGATTTAGAGGGGCTCGGGCCTTATCCCTTCTTTGCTGTGGAGCCCCGTATAATCAATTCCGGTTTTATACTGATGATCTTGGGTTTAACTGAAACCTCAGTATTGGCAATCTCCTGGAAAAATAAGTTACCTATAGTTTTACCCATATAAACACTGAATTGGTCTATCGAAGTTATCGACGGACTTGTGATCTCCGTAAATGCTTCATTAGAGTAACCGCAAATGCCAAGTTCAGATGGTACTTTAATATTCATCGCATTGGCCACTTCCAGAACACCTAAAGCCGAAAAATCGGACGTTGAAGCGAATATCGCATCAGGAGGATGAGGGAGGTTAAGCAGTTTACGCGTAGCTTCGGCGCCGAGTTCTTTTGTCCAGGCGTTTTCAACTACCAGTTCATCAATAACTGCAATCTTATACGTTTCCAATGCCCTCAGGTACCCGTTTTTTCGCTGGCGAAAAATATTGAGGTTTTGCGGACCTTCAAGTAATGCAATGCGTTTGTACCCATTCTCTATCAGGTGTGATACCGCTTCAAACGAAGCCTGCTCGTTATCATTGATCACTTTGAGGGTCTCCAGCTCTTCGGCAACACGGTCAAACTGGATCAGCTGAATGCCATGGTCAAGTACATTCTGCAGGTGTTGATAGTCGTAGCTATCCGCCGATACCGATATTACTATACAATCCACATGTTGGTTAATGAGCGTATTAACGCACTGGATCTCTTTATCATGTACTTCGCCCGATTGGCAGATGATAAGGTTGTATCCTTTTTGATAGGTTGTTTCCTCAATGCCGGCTATCACGTTACTGAAAAAGTTCTGGTTTATCCGCGGTACCACCACACCAATGGTTTTTGAATGCCCTTTGCGCAGGTTGGAGGCAAGGGTGTTGCGTTTATAATTGAGCTCATCGGCGGTTTTGATGATCAGCTCCCTGGTTTTTTCGTTCACCTGGCTGCTGTTATTCAGCGCTCTTGATACCGAAGACGCGGTTATGCCGAGCTTGGCGGCAATGTCATAAATGGTGGTGCGTTTAACTTTCTTCATTATAGCGTGCAAGTTGGAAAAAATATTTTACGCAATCGATTGCAATTTTTATTTATTTCTTTATTTTCGTTGCGTTAAGTTACCAATTAATAAATACAACCAAAAAATCATACAAAAATCTGAATAGGCTATGCTGTTATTAGGGATTGATATAGGTACTTCGTCGGTAAAAGTAAGTGTTGTTGACGCCGCAACGCAAAATACAATCGCTTCGGCACAATACCCCGACCAGGAGTCGCCAATTAAAGCACTGCATCCCGGCTGGGCTGAACAGTCTCCCTCCATGTGGTGGCAGCAGGCACAAAAAGCATTGGAGCGCTGTCATGCTAAAGGCAATTATAATGCAAAAGATATAGCAGCCATAGGTATAGCATACCAAATGCACGGCCTGGTATTGGTTGATAAAGATCAAAATGTTTTACGCGATAGTATTATATGGTGTGACAGCCGTGCCGTTGAAATAGGCGATAAAGCCTTTGGTGTAATAGGAGAAGAACACTGCCTGTCGCACCTGCTCAATTCGCCGGGTAACTTTACGGCCTCAAAACTGGCCTGGGTAAAAGAGAACGAACCGGCGATCTACAGTAAAATTGATAAGATCATGCTGCCCGGCGATTATATTGCCATGAAGCTTACAGGCGAGATAACCACATCGGTCTCTGCATTATCTGAAGGTGTATTCTTTGATTTTAAGGCTAACGGCATCTCTAAAGAAATTATCAATTACTTTGGTTTTGACGAAAACCTCTTCCCGGTTATAAACCCCGTATTTTCCTCGCATGGAACTTTGCAGGCCTCCGTTGCCGAAAAACTGAATTTAAAGGCAGGCATTCCGGTTACTTATAAATCCGGCGACCAGCCCAATAATGCCCTCTCATTAAACGTGCTTAACCCCGGCGAGGTAGCTGCCACAGCCGGCACATCGGGTGTTATATATGGCGTGGATGACCAACTGGTTTATGACCAGCAATCACGCATCAATACCTTTGCACACGTTAATTATGCTGATGAGCAAAAGAGGCTTGGCGTACTGCTTTGTATTAACGGAACCGGAAGTTTGTATCGCTGGGTAAAAAACGCTTTCGGTACAGGCTATAGCTATAACCAAATGAATGCAGAAGCCGAAAAAGCGCCCCTGGGCAGCGAGGGCCTGCAGGTATTGCCATTTGGCAACGGTGCAGAGCGTATGTTAAATAATAAACAAGTGGGTGCACATTTTCAAAATATCGACCTTAACCTGCATACACCTGCACATATTTTCAGGGCGGTGCAAGAGGGGATAGCCTCATCGTTCCGTTATGGATTTGATATTATGCGCGGCAACGGCATGAACCCTACCGTGATCCGCGCAGGCAAAAGCAACCTTTTCCTGAGCGATCTGTTCACCCAAACCTTTGTAAATGCCACGGGTGTGCCTGTTGAACTTTATAATAACGATGGTAGCGTAGGCGCAGCTTTAGGCGCGGGCATAGGTGCGGGTATCTTCAAATCACCGGCCGAAGCATTCAGCAATATCAAAGCCATTAAACTGGTTGAACCAACTACAGACCAATTTGAACCGGTTTACCAGGAGTGGAAAACTCTTTTAGAGGCGAAACTGAAGTGAAAGGTTAAGGTTAAAGGCGAAAGGTATTGCCCGTGTATCCAAATAAATAATTCAACAATTACCCAATAAAAAAATCATTAATTCAATAACTCACTAATTCAATAATTAAAATGATAGTAACAGGCGAAAAAGAATTTTTCAAAGAAATAGGCCAGATAAAATTTGAAGGTCTTGAATCAGATAACCCGCTGGCGTTTCGCTGGTATGATGCGGATAGGGTAGTGGCCGGCAAGACCATGAAAGATCATTTACGTTTTGCGGGAGCTTACTGGCACTCGTTCTGCGGTAACGGTGCCGATCCGTTTGGCGGCGCTACGCATGTTTTCCCATGGGATGAAAAATCTGACGCCGTTGAGCGCGCAAAAGACAAAATGGACGCGGCATTTGAGTTCCTCACCAAAATGAACCTGCCGTATTACTGCTTTCACGACGTTGACGTGGTTGATTATGGCAATGATGTTGCCGAAAACGATCGCCGTTTACAGGCTTTGGTTGATTATGCCAAACAAAAACAGGCTGCCAGCGGTGTAAAATTGCTTTGGGGTACTGCAAACCTGTTCAGCCACAAACGTTATATGAACGGTGCATCAACCAATCCTGATTTTCATGTATTGGCACATGCCGGCGCGCAGGTAAAAGCGGCACTTGATGCAACTATTGCTTTAGGTGGCGAAAACTACGTTTTCTGGGGTGGCCGTGAAGGTTATATGAGCCTGCTGAATACCAATATGAAACGCGAACAGGAGCATTTGGCTAAGTTTTTACATACTGCTAAAGATTATGCCCGTAAGCAAGGCTTTAAGGGTACATTCTTTATCGAGCCTAAGCCATGCGAGCCAACCAAACACCAGTATGATTATGACGCCGCCACAGTGTTAGGCTTTTTACAGAAATACGATCTGATCAACGATTTTAAACTGAACCTTGAAGTTAACCATGCCACATTGGCTGGCCATACTTTCCAGCATGAGCTTCAGGTAGCTGCCGACTCAGGTTTATTAGGTTCGATAGACGCCAACCGCGGTGATACGCAAAACGGTTGGGATACCGACCAGTTCCCTAACGATATCAATGAAGTGACCGAGTGCATGCTGATCATTCTTGAGGCAGGTGGTTTCCAGGGTGGCGGTATTAACTTTGATGCCAAGATCCGCCGTAACTCAACTGATCCGGCCGATTTGTTCTATGCGCATATTGGCGGTATGGACCTTTTTGCAAGGGCTTTGGTAACTGCTGATAATATTTTGCAAAAATCGGAATATAAAAAATTACGTACCGACAGGTATGCCTCATTTGATGCCGGCACCGGGAAAGATTTTGAAGAGGGTAAGGTTTCTTTGGAAGATTTGCGTAACTATGCGATAGCTAATGGCGAACCTAAAGTGACAAGCGGTAAACAAGAATACATCGAAAATTTGATAAATCGATATATATAGTTTATAATTGTCAATCATACATATTAAACCCAAAGACAAACCAAAACAATGAACCTCAAAACCCTTTCGAATGGCGATTATGCTGTTTTCTTTATCTACTTTGTAATTGTTGCCAGTTACGGCTGGTGGGTGTATAAGCGTAAACACAACGCCGATGCCACCTCAAAAGACTATTTTTTGGCCGAAGGGTCGTTAACCTGGTGGGCTATCGGCGCATCGCTCATCGCTTCAAATATTTCTGCCGAACAATTTATAGGTACAAGTGGGTCTGCGTTTAAAATGGGTCTGGCGATATCTACTTACGAGTGGATGGCTGCTATTACCCTCATCATTGTGGCGGTTTTCTTTATCCCGGTATATCTTAAAAATAAGATTTTTACCATGCCGCAGTTCCTGCACCAGCGGTATAACGGAACAGTAGCTATGATCATGGCCATCTTTTGGCTGTTGCTGTACATCGTGGTTAACTTAATGTCTATCCTTTACCTTGGTGCATTAGCTGTCAGCGGTATATCAGGCCTGGATATTCACCTGTGTATCTGGTTGCTTGCGATATTCTCGGCAGTTATTACACTGGGCGGTATGAAGGTTATCGGCTATACTGACGTTATTCAGGTGGCGGTATTGATATTGGGCGGTTTAATGGCATCTTATCTTGCACTTACTTTGTTAAGTGAAAAAGAAGGCACCACAGGCTTATTAAACGGTTTCAAGATCCTCCATAGCGAAGCTACAGATCACTTCCATATGATCTTTAAAAAGGATAATCCAAATTACATGGACCTTCCGGGTTTATCTGTACTGATTGGCGGTATGTGGATCACTAACCTTAATTACTGGGGCTGTAATCAATATATCACGCAAAGGGCTTTGGGCGCAAACCTTAAAACTGCCCGCGGCGGAATTCTGTTTGCGGCTTTCCTTAAGTTGCTGATGCCTGTTATTGTAGTGCTGCCTGGTATTGCTGCCTACCTGTTATATCAAAAAGGTATGTTCCACCAGGAAATGGCAAGCTCATCAGGTGTATTGGATCCTAACAAAGCATATCCGTCACTGTTAAACTTATTGCCAAGCGGCTTAAAAGGCCTTTCATTTGCCGCGTTAACTGCTGCAATTGTAGCCTCATTGGCAGGTAAAGCAAACAGTATCGCTACCATCTTTACTTTGGATATTTACAAAAAAGCAATCAATCCTGAAGCTACCGATAAGAAACTGGTTAACCTGGGTAAAATCTCCGTACTGGTTGCCTTGTTATTAGGTATCCTGTTATCTGAGCTTATCGGTAAAGCATTAATGGGCGAAGGTAAGCAGGGCTTCCAGTATATCCAGGAATATACGGGCTTCGTATCTCCGGGTATCTTTGCCATGTTTATCCTTGGTTTCTTCTGGAAAAAAGCGACTTCAAATGCTGCATTATTTGCAACCATCGGCGGGTTCATATTCTCATGCTTCTTTAAACTTTGCCCAAGGTTTATTGATCTGAGTTTCCTGTCGCCGTATGGCTTCTCAAAATTAGCCTTGCAGGATGATAAGGTAACCAAGTTATACGAAATCCCTTTCCTTGACCGTATGGGTTTTGTATTTATTCTCTGCGTTATCGGTATGTACATTATATCAAAAATTGACCAGGCCAGGGGCGTTACAACAAATGGCCTTGAAATTGAAGCTTCGATGTTTAAAACGTCAAGAGGATTTTTAGCAGGTGCATTAATTGTAACCGGTATTGTAGTTGCATTGTACTCAATTTTCTGGTAGCATAAATTTTACCAACAGATAAAAAAAGGCGATGGGTTAATACTCATCGCCTTTTTGCTTCGTAGTTGATAGCATTTACCGGTTAACGAAAACGTTTGCGTGGATTGTTTGGTCTTATTACTTCCAACTTGCCTATATGATGTGTAATTTGCCGCTTACAAGCATAAACTACTATACCAATAACCATGGTATTCATCTGTTAACAACCAATGAAGAATTTTTTAGATCAGGATTTTTTACTTCAAACTAAAACGGCGCAGCGCTTATACCACGAGTTTGCGAGCCATCAGCCTATTATTGATTACCACTGCCATTTGCCACCAGATCAGATAGCAGATGATATCAATTTTAAAAACATAACCCAAATTTGGCTTTATGGCGATCATTACAAATGGCGCGCCATGCGGGCAAATGGTGTAAATGAAGCTTATATCACCGGTAATAAAACCGACGAAGAAAAGTTTATGCAATGGGCTGCTACCGTACCATATACGCTAAGAAACCCGCTATACCATTGGACACACCTCGAATTGCAACGGTATTTTGGTATCGATGAGTTGCTTTCGCCAGCATCGGCGCAAAAAATATACGCTCAATGCAATGAAAAGCTGCAATCGCCGGAGTTTAGCATCCGCAATATCCTCAAAAATAAAAATGTAGAAGTTGTTGGTACTACTGATGATCCGCTGGACAATCTCAGTTATCATCAAAAACTGAAGCAGGACGCATATAGCGTAAAAATATTACCTGCGTATCGCCCTGATAAAGCCATGAATGCCGATGATATTGCCGGGCTTAACAAATACATCGATCAGCTACAAGCTGTGGCTAATGTAGATATTTCAAATTTTGATGATTATCTGAAAGCTCTTAAAAGCCGTCATGATTATTTTGCGGCGAATGGCTGTAAATTATCTGACCATGGCCTGGAGCAGATCTACGCGGAAGACTATACCGATGCGGAGATTACCGCTATCTTCGGTAAGATCAGAAATAACGACGTACTCCTTCCTTTGGAGATCCTGAAATTTAAATCGGCTATGTTGTACTATTTTGCCATTTGGGATCATGAAAAGGGCTGGGTACAGCAATTTCACCTTGGTGCGCTGCGCAATAATAATGCACGCGCTTTAACCAACTTAGGTCCCGATACAGGCTGGGATTCTATCGGCGATTTTGCACAGGGCAGGGCACTATCTAAATTCCTGAACAGGCTGGATACCACTAACCAGTTAGCTAAAACCATTATTTATAATCTAAATCCCGCCGATAACGAGCTGTTTGCTACCATGGTTGGTAATTACAATGATGGTTCGGTAGCAGGAAAAATGCAGTTTGGTTCGGCCTGGTGGTTCCTGGATCAAAAGGATGGCATGATCAAGCAATTAAACGCTTTATCAAATATGGGGCTGCTGAGCCGTTTGGTTGGTATGCTTACCGATTCGAGGAGCTTTATGTCGTTCCCGAGGCATGAATATTTCCGCAGGTTGCTTTGTAACCTGTTGGGCGATGATATTGAAAACGGCGAACTGCCAAATGATATTGAATGGACTGGCAAGATCGTGAGCGATATTTGCTATTTTAACGCCAAAAACTATTTCAATTTTTAAATGAGCAATATCGAAAATACAAAGGGAAGTATCCTGTCATTTGGCGAACTGTTGTTACGCATGTGCCCCGATGGCGAAGGGCAATGGCTAAAAAGCAATAAGCTGCCATTTTTTATGGGTGGCGCCGAGCTTAACGTAGCCAATGCTTTAGCCCTTTGGGAGCAGCCAATAAAATATTTTACCGCTTTGCCTGATAATGCCTTATCCGAACAGATTATCAGCTACCTGGAAAGCAAAAACA
It contains:
- a CDS encoding sodium/sugar symporter codes for the protein MNLKTLSNGDYAVFFIYFVIVASYGWWVYKRKHNADATSKDYFLAEGSLTWWAIGASLIASNISAEQFIGTSGSAFKMGLAISTYEWMAAITLIIVAVFFIPVYLKNKIFTMPQFLHQRYNGTVAMIMAIFWLLLYIVVNLMSILYLGALAVSGISGLDIHLCIWLLAIFSAVITLGGMKVIGYTDVIQVAVLILGGLMASYLALTLLSEKEGTTGLLNGFKILHSEATDHFHMIFKKDNPNYMDLPGLSVLIGGMWITNLNYWGCNQYITQRALGANLKTARGGILFAAFLKLLMPVIVVLPGIAAYLLYQKGMFHQEMASSSGVLDPNKAYPSLLNLLPSGLKGLSFAALTAAIVASLAGKANSIATIFTLDIYKKAINPEATDKKLVNLGKISVLVALLLGILLSELIGKALMGEGKQGFQYIQEYTGFVSPGIFAMFILGFFWKKATSNAALFATIGGFIFSCFFKLCPRFIDLSFLSPYGFSKLALQDDKVTKLYEIPFLDRMGFVFILCVIGMYIISKIDQARGVTTNGLEIEASMFKTSRGFLAGALIVTGIVVALYSIFW
- the uxaC gene encoding glucuronate isomerase codes for the protein MKNFLDQDFLLQTKTAQRLYHEFASHQPIIDYHCHLPPDQIADDINFKNITQIWLYGDHYKWRAMRANGVNEAYITGNKTDEEKFMQWAATVPYTLRNPLYHWTHLELQRYFGIDELLSPASAQKIYAQCNEKLQSPEFSIRNILKNKNVEVVGTTDDPLDNLSYHQKLKQDAYSVKILPAYRPDKAMNADDIAGLNKYIDQLQAVANVDISNFDDYLKALKSRHDYFAANGCKLSDHGLEQIYAEDYTDAEITAIFGKIRNNDVLLPLEILKFKSAMLYYFAIWDHEKGWVQQFHLGALRNNNARALTNLGPDTGWDSIGDFAQGRALSKFLNRLDTTNQLAKTIIYNLNPADNELFATMVGNYNDGSVAGKMQFGSAWWFLDQKDGMIKQLNALSNMGLLSRLVGMLTDSRSFMSFPRHEYFRRLLCNLLGDDIENGELPNDIEWTGKIVSDICYFNAKNYFNF
- a CDS encoding FGGY family carbohydrate kinase; the encoded protein is MLLLGIDIGTSSVKVSVVDAATQNTIASAQYPDQESPIKALHPGWAEQSPSMWWQQAQKALERCHAKGNYNAKDIAAIGIAYQMHGLVLVDKDQNVLRDSIIWCDSRAVEIGDKAFGVIGEEHCLSHLLNSPGNFTASKLAWVKENEPAIYSKIDKIMLPGDYIAMKLTGEITTSVSALSEGVFFDFKANGISKEIINYFGFDENLFPVINPVFSSHGTLQASVAEKLNLKAGIPVTYKSGDQPNNALSLNVLNPGEVAATAGTSGVIYGVDDQLVYDQQSRINTFAHVNYADEQKRLGVLLCINGTGSLYRWVKNAFGTGYSYNQMNAEAEKAPLGSEGLQVLPFGNGAERMLNNKQVGAHFQNIDLNLHTPAHIFRAVQEGIASSFRYGFDIMRGNGMNPTVIRAGKSNLFLSDLFTQTFVNATGVPVELYNNDGSVGAALGAGIGAGIFKSPAEAFSNIKAIKLVEPTTDQFEPVYQEWKTLLEAKLK
- a CDS encoding LacI family DNA-binding transcriptional regulator gives rise to the protein MKKVKRTTIYDIAAKLGITASSVSRALNNSSQVNEKTRELIIKTADELNYKRNTLASNLRKGHSKTIGVVVPRINQNFFSNVIAGIEETTYQKGYNLIICQSGEVHDKEIQCVNTLINQHVDCIVISVSADSYDYQHLQNVLDHGIQLIQFDRVAEELETLKVINDNEQASFEAVSHLIENGYKRIALLEGPQNLNIFRQRKNGYLRALETYKIAVIDELVVENAWTKELGAEATRKLLNLPHPPDAIFASTSDFSALGVLEVANAMNIKVPSELGICGYSNEAFTEITSPSITSIDQFSVYMGKTIGNLFFQEIANTEVSVKPKIISIKPELIIRGSTAKKG
- the xylA gene encoding xylose isomerase; protein product: MIVTGEKEFFKEIGQIKFEGLESDNPLAFRWYDADRVVAGKTMKDHLRFAGAYWHSFCGNGADPFGGATHVFPWDEKSDAVERAKDKMDAAFEFLTKMNLPYYCFHDVDVVDYGNDVAENDRRLQALVDYAKQKQAASGVKLLWGTANLFSHKRYMNGASTNPDFHVLAHAGAQVKAALDATIALGGENYVFWGGREGYMSLLNTNMKREQEHLAKFLHTAKDYARKQGFKGTFFIEPKPCEPTKHQYDYDAATVLGFLQKYDLINDFKLNLEVNHATLAGHTFQHELQVAADSGLLGSIDANRGDTQNGWDTDQFPNDINEVTECMLIILEAGGFQGGGINFDAKIRRNSTDPADLFYAHIGGMDLFARALVTADNILQKSEYKKLRTDRYASFDAGTGKDFEEGKVSLEDLRNYAIANGEPKVTSGKQEYIENLINRYI